Proteins from one Geomonas agri genomic window:
- a CDS encoding substrate-binding periplasmic protein, translating into MTVRAKQLLTALALLLAPAVVTGAAEKPALPAACRTVVYSTNPQYPPYDWSTDGRNFDGASIELLNMVLPPGVSAKPALFPWKRSMFLAESGQIDLLASLRITPERERYLVFTSHRAFPNPIVFFKRKDRDFPYRQWKDLVGLKGGMSAGDTFGGGFDQYWRSNLHMEEAPSMLENYQKLDSGRIDYFVTSLYAGQAFLAKHPTSHEIVPVLPAISNQDIHFGFSKKSPCAPLAEYVSTRLRELDAKGVPQKLLKKHLKRYMEGY; encoded by the coding sequence GTGACAGTAAGGGCGAAACAACTACTCACGGCGCTTGCTCTTCTCCTCGCGCCGGCCGTTGTCACCGGCGCTGCTGAAAAGCCTGCGCTGCCGGCGGCCTGCCGGACCGTGGTCTATTCCACCAACCCGCAGTATCCCCCCTACGACTGGAGCACCGACGGCAGGAACTTCGACGGCGCCAGCATCGAATTGCTGAACATGGTGCTGCCGCCGGGGGTATCGGCCAAGCCGGCGCTCTTTCCATGGAAACGATCCATGTTCCTTGCCGAAAGCGGGCAAATCGACCTCCTGGCCAGCCTGCGCATCACGCCGGAGCGCGAGCGGTACCTCGTCTTCACCTCGCATCGTGCCTTTCCCAACCCGATCGTGTTCTTCAAGCGCAAGGATCGGGATTTTCCCTATCGCCAGTGGAAGGACCTCGTCGGTCTCAAGGGGGGGATGAGCGCCGGGGACACCTTCGGGGGCGGTTTCGACCAGTACTGGCGCAGCAACCTGCACATGGAGGAGGCTCCGAGCATGCTGGAGAACTACCAGAAGCTGGACAGCGGGAGGATCGACTACTTCGTAACCAGCCTCTACGCGGGTCAGGCCTTCCTGGCCAAACATCCGACCAGCCACGAGATCGTGCCGGTCCTCCCCGCCATCTCCAACCAGGACATCCATTTCGGCTTCAGCAAAAAGTCGCCCTGCGCGCCGCTGGCGGAGTACGTGAGCACCAGGCTGCGGGAACTCGATGCCAAAGGGGTGCCCCAGAAGCTTTTGAAAAAGCACCTGAAGCGCTACATGGAGGGGTACTGA
- a CDS encoding class I SAM-dependent methyltransferase has product MPESVRQHYELYPYPDYPLFASVRRRDTYANNLGALWSLFNGELPPPAARRILIAGCGCFAPYPFALANPGVPITALDLSEKSLKRARLHCLLHGVSGIDFVAGDLCDPALVPGPYGFIDAYGVLHHLEEPQAGLRALAARLGEGGILRIMVYSHYTRREEDSIRRALRLLKVGDPEQVRRMVRQSGKDSRLRGFFEKSGEVASRSGLADALLHPQVTSYRIDGLLELVAESGLTPLRFAHRGALPELEGEITRIRALEAEQEAPGNFVLYLGRNCAGPCAGGHGVFRLNPCLDAVLAPWRLGPLQLPGRLGHKNAALDGAERRFLRRFRNPVPAADLSPGELARAGFYADRLFLMHSRA; this is encoded by the coding sequence ATGCCCGAAAGCGTCCGCCAACACTACGAGCTCTACCCCTACCCGGACTACCCCCTCTTCGCCTCGGTGCGCCGCCGAGATACCTACGCCAACAACCTGGGCGCGCTGTGGTCCCTTTTCAACGGGGAACTGCCTCCTCCTGCCGCACGACGCATCCTCATCGCCGGCTGCGGCTGCTTCGCACCGTATCCATTCGCGCTGGCCAATCCCGGGGTCCCGATCACGGCGCTCGACCTCTCCGAAAAGAGCCTCAAGCGGGCAAGGCTGCACTGCTTGCTGCACGGCGTCTCCGGCATCGACTTCGTGGCCGGCGACCTCTGTGACCCCGCCCTCGTCCCTGGCCCCTACGGTTTCATCGATGCCTACGGCGTGCTGCACCACCTGGAGGAGCCGCAGGCGGGGCTGCGTGCGCTGGCGGCACGGCTGGGCGAGGGGGGAATCCTGAGGATCATGGTCTATAGCCACTACACGCGCCGGGAGGAAGACTCGATCCGGCGGGCACTCAGGCTTTTGAAGGTGGGGGACCCGGAACAGGTGCGCAGGATGGTGCGCCAAAGCGGAAAGGACTCCCGCCTGAGGGGTTTCTTCGAAAAATCCGGGGAGGTTGCCAGCCGCTCCGGGCTCGCCGACGCGCTGCTGCACCCGCAGGTAACCAGCTACCGCATCGACGGCTTGCTCGAGCTGGTAGCGGAGAGCGGCCTCACCCCCCTGCGCTTCGCCCACCGCGGCGCGCTGCCGGAACTGGAGGGGGAGATCACCAGGATCCGGGCCCTGGAAGCTGAGCAGGAGGCGCCGGGAAACTTCGTGCTCTACCTGGGACGCAACTGCGCGGGCCCCTGCGCGGGGGGGCACGGGGTGTTTCGGCTTAACCCGTGCCTTGATGCGGTGCTCGCCCCCTGGCGGTTGGGGCCGCTACAGCTGCCCGGGCGGCTCGGGCACAAAAATGCCGCCCTGGACGGTGCCGAACGGCGCTTCCTGCGCCGCTTCCGCAACCCCGTCCCGGCGGCTGATCTCTCCCCCGGCGAACTTGCCCGGGCTGGCTTCTACGCCGACCGCCTTTTCCTCATGCACAGCCGCGCTTGA
- the cowN gene encoding N(2)-fixation sustaining protein CowN, which translates to MATARMGDTITISYIGTLDDGTIFHSTETYGPLTVTLGRRELFPALEQAIVGMRPTETRNIVLSAAEAYGMHLKENIIEVARGCFPAEKEIRPGQKLGIEFAGGAARVMMVTTVTEEAVTLDGNHPLAGCNLTFALRLDLIRHNSPDRYVSFAGIEGDKNSQELIALLRRHIDAPEKSNPFWEKFKEKLAQVGQPDHNGGRSLDELFLVHSYINNIREIFEEYDDQEALRLLEQVERESC; encoded by the coding sequence ATGGCCACAGCCAGGATGGGAGACACCATCACCATCAGCTACATCGGGACCCTGGACGACGGCACCATCTTCCACAGTACCGAGACCTATGGCCCGCTGACGGTGACCCTGGGGAGACGCGAACTCTTCCCGGCGCTGGAGCAGGCCATCGTCGGTATGCGGCCGACGGAGACCAGGAACATCGTCCTCAGCGCGGCCGAAGCCTACGGGATGCACCTCAAGGAGAACATCATCGAGGTGGCGCGCGGCTGTTTCCCTGCTGAAAAAGAGATCAGGCCGGGCCAAAAACTGGGCATTGAGTTCGCCGGCGGTGCGGCGCGGGTAATGATGGTGACCACGGTGACCGAGGAGGCGGTGACGCTGGACGGCAACCACCCGCTGGCCGGCTGCAACCTCACCTTCGCGCTGCGCCTGGACCTGATCCGGCACAACAGCCCCGACCGCTACGTCTCTTTCGCGGGGATCGAGGGGGACAAGAACTCGCAGGAGCTGATTGCGCTGCTGCGGCGGCACATCGACGCCCCGGAGAAGAGCAACCCGTTTTGGGAGAAGTTCAAGGAGAAACTGGCGCAGGTCGGGCAGCCCGACCACAACGGCGGCCGCAGCCTGGACGAGCTGTTCCTGGTGCACTCCTACATCAACAACATCCGTGAAATCTTCGAGGAGTACGATGACCAGGAGGCGCTCAGGCTGCTGGAGCAGGTAGAGAGGGAAAGTTGCTAG
- a CDS encoding substrate-binding periplasmic protein produces MNVSTMKACLVLTVLLSPALAGAAPVGCTSLVYSANPQYPPFHWAAGKGFEGASIELLSLALPKGVTARPVVYPWKRVLYLAEQGGVDLVVSLRKTPEREKFLVFTEHRSFPNPAVVFVRKDRTFPMRSWQDLKGHKGAISLGDSFGEEFDRYRRKELDIKEANTVVENLRRLDAGNVDYFITGKYPGTYYLDRIGNGRIVSLDTPVTSRSIYFAFSRKSPCASLVDEVSRHLEELERDGTADKLLEKYMKFPTAP; encoded by the coding sequence ATGAACGTTTCGACGATGAAGGCCTGCCTGGTCCTGACCGTACTGCTCTCGCCCGCCCTGGCCGGGGCAGCCCCCGTCGGCTGCACGAGCCTGGTCTATTCCGCCAATCCCCAGTATCCACCCTTCCACTGGGCTGCGGGGAAGGGGTTCGAGGGGGCGAGTATCGAACTGCTGTCCCTGGCGCTCCCGAAGGGGGTGACGGCGCGCCCGGTGGTGTACCCCTGGAAGCGGGTGCTGTACCTGGCCGAGCAGGGAGGGGTCGACCTGGTGGTGAGCCTGCGCAAGACGCCCGAGCGCGAGAAGTTCCTGGTCTTCACCGAGCACCGTTCCTTCCCCAACCCCGCCGTCGTTTTCGTGCGCAAGGACAGGACATTCCCGATGCGTTCCTGGCAGGACCTCAAGGGGCACAAGGGAGCCATCAGCCTGGGGGACAGTTTCGGGGAGGAGTTCGACCGCTACCGGCGCAAGGAACTCGACATCAAGGAGGCCAACACGGTGGTGGAGAACCTGAGGCGCCTTGACGCGGGAAACGTGGATTACTTCATAACCGGAAAGTACCCGGGGACCTACTACCTGGACCGGATCGGAAACGGCAGGATCGTGAGCCTGGACACCCCGGTGACCAGCAGGAGCATCTATTTCGCGTTCAGCAGGAAATCGCCCTGCGCCTCGCTGGTGGACGAGGTGAGCAGGCACCTGGAAGAACTGGAACGGGATGGCACCGCCGACAAGCTGCTGGAGAAGTACATGAAATTCCCCACTGCACCCTAG
- a CDS encoding DUF5020 family protein yields the protein MKKRSIRSALSTGLKALALAALLLAPFTAQEAQAGMSVWNETNIQTLWGGQFKNPYTGNKGTQSTITIEHANAWKYGDNFLFFDVTNAEKENTGIYGELSPRLSLGKITGHDLSAPFVKDVLLAGTLEMGQGFRNYLYGVGFSLNLPKFNFADLNVYVRNDPKQSGSTWQVTPCWQLPFTVGKANMIFEGFTDIAGSEGNLAFNIDAQPRLLIDLGKFWDAPNSVYFGTEVIYWHNKFGVSGVNEFAPQAMLKFVM from the coding sequence TTGAAGAAGAGATCGATCCGTAGCGCCCTGTCCACCGGCTTGAAAGCCCTGGCCCTCGCCGCCCTGCTGCTGGCGCCTTTCACCGCCCAGGAGGCGCAGGCCGGCATGAGTGTCTGGAACGAGACCAACATCCAGACCCTGTGGGGCGGGCAGTTCAAGAACCCCTACACCGGCAACAAGGGGACCCAGTCCACCATCACCATCGAGCATGCCAACGCCTGGAAATACGGCGACAACTTCCTGTTCTTCGACGTGACCAACGCCGAGAAGGAGAACACCGGCATCTACGGCGAGCTTTCCCCGAGGCTGTCCCTGGGCAAGATCACCGGCCACGACCTCTCCGCACCGTTCGTGAAAGACGTGCTGCTGGCCGGGACCCTGGAAATGGGTCAGGGTTTCCGCAACTACCTCTACGGCGTCGGCTTCAGCCTCAACCTCCCCAAGTTCAACTTCGCCGACCTCAACGTCTACGTGCGTAACGACCCCAAGCAGTCTGGCAGCACCTGGCAGGTGACCCCCTGCTGGCAGCTTCCCTTCACCGTGGGTAAGGCCAACATGATCTTCGAAGGCTTCACCGATATCGCCGGCAGCGAAGGGAACCTCGCCTTCAACATCGACGCGCAGCCCCGCCTGCTTATCGACCTGGGCAAGTTCTGGGATGCCCCCAACAGCGTTTACTTCGGTACCGAGGTCATCTACTGGCACAACAAGTTCGGCGTGTCGGGCGTGAACGAGTTCGCGCCGCAGGCGATGCTGAAGTTCGTGATGTAG
- a CDS encoding methyl-accepting chemotaxis protein yields MDFFRDLKIGKKLYSVFAVIIVLVAVLVAVAYINLTALGTANRMNVHTYQVTGEVGNILTALVNIETGERGFALTGEDKFLEPLNAGKADFTKAWEEAKRLTADNPKQQERLTKLLQSKDDWLKVDVDPLIAQRRQAAGSASAMEQVVKTVQQAKGKQFMDAMRAVLADMQKDELSLLAERMKTAESLESRTKLILVAGGIVCALLAFLFAKLLANAITKPLAKAVDAANKIAAGDLTANLDTESADESGQLLTALKGMTERIKALVQDANALSQAAVEGRLDTRAAADKHQGDFRRIVEGVNQTLDAVIGPLKVAADYVERIAMGDMPPAIREEYRGDFNQIKSNLNQLIEAIANITAAAKEVAGGNLTVQLTERSANDELMRSLSSMVSKLSAVVTDVKEAANNVAGGSQQMSSGSQQLSQGASEQAAAAEQASSSMEEMSSNIRQNADNALQTEKIAVKSAQDAQEGGRAVAQTVQAMKDIAGKISIIEEIARQTNLLALNAAIEAARAGEHGKGFAVVASEVRKLAERSQRAAAEISELSSTSVEVAETAGQMLDRMLPDIQRTAELVQEISAACKEQDSGAAQINKAIQQLDQVIQQNASASEQMSATAEELSSQSEQLQVTIGYFNIGQERTMHKPRWQEPGQEAKPVRKDAPVRTKGGKSAKLTHAGQSAGVDISLTELDQQFEAF; encoded by the coding sequence ATGGACTTTTTCAGGGACCTGAAAATCGGAAAAAAGCTGTACTCGGTGTTTGCCGTCATCATCGTCTTGGTTGCAGTACTGGTTGCCGTGGCCTACATCAATCTCACGGCCCTTGGCACCGCCAACAGGATGAACGTACACACCTACCAGGTGACCGGCGAGGTGGGTAATATACTGACCGCCCTGGTCAACATCGAAACGGGCGAGCGGGGGTTCGCCCTTACCGGAGAGGACAAGTTCCTGGAGCCTCTCAATGCCGGGAAGGCGGACTTCACCAAGGCATGGGAAGAGGCCAAACGCCTCACTGCCGACAACCCGAAACAGCAGGAGCGCCTGACCAAGCTGCTGCAGTCCAAGGATGACTGGCTGAAGGTCGACGTCGATCCGCTGATTGCGCAGCGGCGCCAGGCAGCGGGGAGCGCCTCGGCCATGGAACAGGTGGTGAAGACGGTGCAGCAGGCGAAGGGAAAGCAATTCATGGACGCCATGCGCGCGGTGCTGGCCGACATGCAGAAAGATGAACTGTCGCTGCTCGCGGAACGGATGAAGACGGCAGAGAGCCTGGAGTCGCGTACCAAGCTGATCCTGGTGGCCGGAGGTATCGTCTGTGCCCTCCTCGCCTTCCTGTTCGCTAAACTGCTGGCTAACGCAATCACCAAACCTTTGGCCAAGGCAGTCGATGCGGCCAACAAGATCGCTGCGGGGGATCTGACTGCGAACCTCGACACCGAGTCTGCGGACGAGTCGGGGCAACTGCTGACCGCACTCAAGGGGATGACGGAGCGGATCAAGGCCCTGGTCCAGGACGCCAACGCGCTGTCGCAAGCGGCGGTGGAAGGGAGACTGGACACCCGTGCCGCTGCCGATAAACACCAGGGCGATTTCAGGCGCATCGTGGAAGGGGTGAACCAGACGCTGGACGCGGTGATCGGCCCCCTGAAGGTGGCAGCGGATTACGTCGAGCGGATTGCCATGGGGGACATGCCGCCTGCTATCAGGGAGGAGTACCGCGGCGACTTCAACCAGATCAAGAGCAATCTGAACCAGTTGATCGAGGCCATCGCCAACATCACGGCGGCGGCCAAGGAGGTAGCGGGCGGCAACCTCACCGTGCAGCTCACCGAGCGTTCCGCCAACGACGAACTGATGCGCTCCCTTTCCAGCATGGTGTCCAAGCTCTCCGCGGTGGTGACCGACGTCAAGGAGGCCGCCAACAACGTGGCAGGTGGGAGCCAGCAGATGTCATCCGGGTCGCAGCAGCTCTCGCAGGGGGCGAGCGAACAGGCAGCGGCAGCCGAGCAGGCCTCCAGCTCCATGGAGGAGATGTCCTCCAACATCAGGCAGAACGCGGACAACGCACTGCAGACCGAGAAGATCGCGGTGAAGTCGGCGCAAGACGCCCAGGAGGGGGGCAGGGCGGTAGCGCAGACGGTGCAGGCAATGAAGGATATCGCCGGCAAGATTTCCATCATAGAGGAGATCGCTCGGCAGACCAACCTGTTGGCGCTCAACGCGGCCATCGAGGCGGCACGGGCCGGGGAACACGGCAAAGGGTTCGCGGTGGTCGCAAGCGAGGTGAGAAAGCTGGCCGAGCGCTCCCAGCGCGCCGCCGCGGAGATCTCGGAACTTTCCTCCACCAGCGTGGAGGTGGCCGAGACCGCCGGACAGATGCTGGACCGGATGCTGCCGGACATCCAGCGCACCGCGGAACTGGTGCAGGAGATCTCCGCCGCCTGCAAGGAACAGGACAGCGGCGCGGCCCAGATCAACAAGGCGATCCAGCAGCTGGACCAGGTGATCCAGCAAAACGCCTCGGCGAGCGAGCAGATGTCGGCGACGGCAGAAGAGCTTTCCTCGCAGTCCGAGCAGCTCCAGGTCACCATCGGCTACTTCAACATTGGCCAGGAGCGCACCATGCACAAGCCGCGCTGGCAGGAGCCGGGGCAGGAGGCGAAGCCTGTGCGGAAGGACGCTCCCGTGAGGACCAAGGGGGGCAAGAGCGCCAAGCTCACCCACGCGGGCCAGTCCGCCGGTGTCGATATCAGCCTCACCGAACTCGACCAGCAGTTCGAAGCCTTCTAG
- a CDS encoding hybrid sensor histidine kinase/response regulator, whose product MKNPSDPRPPGYSDTPPEPADSIDSVGSAPPQDALEALQRKLAGLGETSMRKTYYPELQQRLEELERLKAFLDHSNDAIFLVEVVTGRIVDLNESASRQLGWSRTELLQKSLFDLSDLQNNPAAVSLIRCTEEDSDVRDLIVTELYRQDGESFWAELMLNRMHFRDRAYVLAVARDITERRAVEEALRQSEEFLKNIVDHIPAMVFAKDAQLLRFITINKYGEELLGYTRREILGKSNADLFPAEQAEFFSQKDRETLEQGELVEIPEEVVSTPVGDRVLRTKKIPLLDEQGKARYLLGIAEDITERKQLEEKLVQSQKMEAIGQLAGGVAHDFNNILMVILGYGSMLKNDQSLAAPHREQVDRIMDAADKAAQLTSGLLTFSRKQVIKTQTADLNEVIRHVQKFLSRIIGEDVQLKAVFAGHPLPVDIDANQIEQVLVNLSTNARDAMPHGGLLTVQTSLQRIDPGFVQANGIGEPGPYAVVSISDTGVGMDDATRKRIFEPFFTTKEVGKGTGLGMSIVYGIIKQHSGFVNVYSEPGIGTTFRIYLPLSVTSPLAEAALRDVEQPKGGSETIMVVEDEADLRVLLEQILTGAGYRVLIAENGALAVQQYAKSGREISLVLMDMIMPGMSGKDTCKAIRELDPNARVLYTSGYTMDIIKSRDLLEEGTELLMKPVRPLELLKKVREMLDA is encoded by the coding sequence ATGAAGAATCCCTCTGATCCCCGCCCCCCCGGCTACTCCGACACCCCCCCCGAGCCCGCCGACAGCATCGACTCCGTCGGTTCCGCACCGCCGCAGGACGCGCTGGAAGCGCTGCAGCGCAAGCTGGCAGGGCTCGGGGAAACCTCCATGCGCAAGACCTACTACCCCGAGCTGCAACAGCGCCTGGAGGAACTGGAGCGCCTCAAGGCCTTCCTCGACCATAGCAACGACGCCATCTTCCTGGTCGAGGTGGTTACCGGCCGGATCGTCGATCTCAACGAATCTGCCAGCCGGCAGCTGGGGTGGAGCCGAACCGAACTGCTGCAAAAGTCTCTCTTCGACCTTTCCGACCTGCAGAACAACCCCGCCGCCGTCTCGCTGATCCGCTGCACCGAGGAGGATTCCGACGTGCGCGACCTGATCGTCACCGAACTGTACCGGCAGGACGGCGAGAGCTTCTGGGCCGAGCTCATGCTGAACCGGATGCACTTCAGGGACCGCGCCTACGTCCTGGCCGTCGCCCGCGACATCACCGAGAGGCGCGCGGTCGAGGAGGCGCTGCGCCAGAGCGAGGAGTTCCTCAAGAACATCGTCGACCACATCCCCGCCATGGTCTTCGCCAAGGATGCCCAGCTGCTGCGCTTCATCACCATCAACAAGTACGGCGAGGAACTGCTCGGCTACACCAGGCGGGAGATCCTGGGCAAAAGTAACGCCGATCTTTTTCCCGCGGAGCAGGCAGAGTTCTTCAGCCAGAAAGACCGGGAAACCCTGGAACAGGGCGAACTGGTAGAGATTCCCGAAGAGGTGGTCTCAACGCCGGTCGGGGACCGGGTGCTGCGCACCAAGAAGATCCCGCTGCTCGACGAGCAGGGCAAGGCCCGCTACCTGCTGGGCATCGCCGAGGACATTACCGAGCGCAAGCAGCTCGAGGAGAAGCTGGTGCAATCGCAGAAGATGGAGGCGATCGGGCAGCTGGCGGGGGGGGTGGCCCACGATTTCAACAACATCCTCATGGTGATCCTGGGCTACGGCAGCATGCTGAAAAACGATCAGTCGCTGGCGGCGCCGCACCGCGAGCAGGTCGATCGGATCATGGACGCGGCGGACAAGGCGGCGCAGCTCACCTCGGGGCTACTCACCTTCAGCCGCAAGCAGGTGATCAAGACCCAGACCGCGGACCTCAACGAGGTGATCCGGCACGTGCAGAAGTTCCTGTCCCGCATCATCGGCGAGGACGTGCAGTTAAAGGCCGTATTCGCCGGGCATCCCCTGCCGGTGGACATCGACGCCAACCAGATCGAGCAGGTCCTGGTGAACCTCTCCACCAACGCGCGCGACGCCATGCCGCACGGTGGGCTCCTCACCGTGCAGACATCGCTGCAGCGCATCGACCCTGGTTTCGTCCAGGCCAACGGCATCGGCGAGCCCGGCCCCTATGCGGTGGTCTCCATCTCGGACACCGGCGTCGGCATGGACGACGCCACCAGGAAGAGGATCTTCGAACCCTTCTTCACCACCAAGGAGGTGGGTAAGGGAACGGGGCTCGGCATGTCCATCGTGTACGGGATCATCAAGCAGCACTCCGGCTTCGTCAACGTCTACAGCGAGCCCGGCATCGGCACCACCTTCCGTATCTACCTGCCGCTCAGCGTCACCAGTCCCCTCGCCGAGGCGGCCCTGAGAGACGTGGAACAACCCAAGGGGGGGAGCGAGACCATCATGGTGGTCGAGGACGAGGCGGACCTGCGCGTCCTTTTGGAGCAGATCCTTACCGGCGCGGGATATCGCGTCCTCATAGCCGAAAACGGTGCGTTGGCCGTGCAGCAGTACGCCAAGTCGGGAAGGGAGATCTCTCTCGTGCTCATGGACATGATCATGCCCGGCATGAGCGGCAAGGACACCTGCAAGGCCATCAGGGAGCTCGACCCGAACGCACGCGTGCTCTACACCAGCGGCTACACCATGGACATCATCAAGAGTCGGGATCTGCTCGAGGAAGGGACGGAACTGCTCATGAAGCCGGTGCGGCCGTTGGAGCTTCTGAAAAAGGTGCGGGAGATGCTGGACGCCTGA
- the ercA gene encoding alcohol dehydrogenase-like regulatory protein ErcA — protein sequence MAEGLQLRKFLAPEFIFGAGARELAGRYAKNLGGRKVMVVSDPGVVKAGWTKDVTDSLDAAGVPWVLFTALTPNPKADEVMAGVALYQAEYCDALVAVGGGSPIDCAKGIGIVTSNHKHILDFEGVDMVKSPMPPLICIPTTGGTSADVSQFAIISNPRERVKIAIISKSVVPDIALIDPVTLITMDPYLTACTGLDAMTHAIEAFVSTARSSMTDLHALEALKLLSANLIPSIHNLDNEEFRSQVMMGSLQAGLAFSNAILGANHAMAHSLGGALDLAHGECNAILLDHVIDFNFDAAPERFEKIAEAFGLDLRGLTLPQKKQHLLDHVRKLKADAGVSRTLAEVGVGRDDLRLYSEHALKDPCMATNPRRASKRDIEVVYEESL from the coding sequence ATGGCGGAAGGTTTGCAACTGAGAAAGTTTCTTGCCCCGGAGTTCATCTTCGGAGCGGGAGCCCGCGAGTTGGCAGGGCGCTACGCGAAGAACCTGGGCGGGCGCAAGGTGATGGTGGTGTCGGACCCCGGCGTGGTCAAAGCGGGGTGGACCAAGGACGTCACCGACAGCCTGGACGCCGCCGGCGTACCATGGGTTCTCTTTACCGCGCTGACCCCCAACCCAAAGGCGGACGAGGTCATGGCCGGCGTCGCGCTGTACCAGGCGGAATATTGCGACGCCCTGGTGGCGGTAGGCGGCGGCAGTCCGATTGACTGCGCCAAGGGTATCGGCATCGTCACCTCCAACCACAAGCACATCCTCGACTTCGAAGGGGTCGACATGGTGAAGTCCCCCATGCCACCCCTCATCTGCATCCCGACCACCGGCGGCACCTCCGCCGACGTCTCCCAGTTCGCCATCATCAGTAACCCGCGCGAGAGGGTAAAGATCGCCATCATCAGCAAGTCCGTGGTGCCGGACATCGCCCTCATCGACCCGGTCACCCTGATCACCATGGATCCCTACCTGACCGCCTGCACCGGGCTGGACGCCATGACCCACGCCATCGAGGCCTTCGTCTCCACCGCCAGATCCTCCATGACCGACCTGCACGCGCTGGAGGCGCTCAAGCTCTTGTCGGCGAACCTCATCCCCAGCATCCACAACCTCGACAACGAGGAGTTCAGGAGCCAGGTGATGATGGGCAGCCTGCAGGCCGGCCTCGCCTTTTCCAATGCCATCCTCGGCGCCAACCACGCCATGGCCCACAGCTTGGGCGGCGCGCTGGACCTGGCCCACGGCGAATGCAACGCCATCCTTTTGGACCACGTCATCGACTTCAACTTCGATGCCGCGCCCGAGCGTTTCGAGAAGATCGCCGAGGCCTTCGGGCTGGACCTGCGCGGACTCACCCTACCCCAGAAGAAACAGCACCTCCTCGACCACGTGCGCAAGCTCAAGGCCGACGCCGGGGTAAGCCGCACCCTGGCAGAAGTCGGGGTGGGGCGCGACGATCTGAGGCTCTACAGCGAGCATGCGCTGAAGGACCCCTGCATGGCCACCAACCCGCGCCGCGCCTCCAAGAGGGATATCGAGGTCGTGTATGAAGAATCCCTCTGA